The proteins below come from a single Roseiflexus sp. RS-1 genomic window:
- the uvrC gene encoding excinuclease ABC subunit UvrC — MPDLTHTAIADPTAFEERLRAVPLAPGVYLWKNAQGKIIYVGKSKRLRDRMRSYFNQTGDPYGKTARLVEQIADFQVIVTSTELEALLLEMTLIKQHRPRFNVLLKDDKSYPYIKVTLHETWPRIFATRNPRWEEGARYFGPYSSAGAVYRTLDQLNRLFAFRPPSRCPDDKFNRHRRMGKPCLYYDIKRCLGPCVPGLVNQEEYRATIESVCRFLEGKSDLVVKTLRRQMEEAAERLDFERAARLRDSIRDIELISQRQQVLRHDDADQDVIGLAREEGMAVVQVLCIRAGKLISAESFPLQNAEGERNEDLLASFLTQFYDTAAELPAALLLPMPLDEPAVIEQWLAQKAGRKITLHTPQRGEKRRLVELAEQNARQKLEELRLQWLNSEQRAVAGLSEVRDLLGLSALPTRIECFDVSNIQGSHAVGAMVVFERGEPKKSRYRKFRIKTVQGANDVASIQEILRRRFRRAAMVIGEEEQQSEAQRMNGSVNGPAEADDQEEAEKTDTPGSHADIERQETWAELPDLILIDGGVGQLNGAIQALRDLRFDHIPVVGVVKGPNRDRFDLLLPGASDVIVLERDSAALRLIRMIDEEADRFAKDYHRKLRSKSATSSRLEEIPGIGPKRRQLLLKRFGSLEGIRNATVDELAAVPGMTRKAAEELKSML; from the coding sequence ATGCCTGACCTGACGCATACCGCAATCGCGGATCCGACCGCCTTCGAAGAACGGTTGCGCGCTGTTCCGCTCGCGCCCGGCGTCTATCTCTGGAAGAACGCCCAGGGGAAGATCATCTACGTTGGCAAGAGCAAGCGTCTGCGCGATCGGATGCGATCCTACTTCAACCAGACTGGCGATCCTTATGGGAAGACGGCACGACTGGTCGAACAGATCGCCGATTTTCAGGTGATCGTCACGTCCACCGAACTCGAAGCGCTGTTGCTCGAAATGACCCTCATCAAGCAGCACCGTCCGCGCTTCAATGTGCTGTTGAAGGACGACAAGAGTTACCCGTACATCAAAGTAACGTTGCACGAAACCTGGCCCCGCATCTTTGCCACGCGCAACCCGCGCTGGGAAGAGGGCGCGCGCTACTTCGGACCCTACTCCAGCGCTGGAGCGGTCTACCGCACGCTCGACCAGCTCAACCGGCTGTTCGCCTTTCGCCCGCCGTCGCGCTGCCCCGACGACAAGTTCAACCGCCATCGGCGGATGGGTAAGCCATGCCTGTACTACGACATCAAGCGATGCCTGGGTCCGTGCGTGCCGGGGCTGGTGAACCAGGAAGAATACCGCGCCACCATTGAGTCGGTGTGTCGTTTTCTGGAAGGGAAGAGCGACCTGGTGGTGAAAACGTTGCGCCGCCAGATGGAAGAAGCGGCGGAACGGCTCGATTTCGAGCGCGCCGCCCGGTTGCGCGACAGCATCCGCGACATCGAGTTGATCAGCCAGCGCCAGCAGGTGCTGCGCCACGACGATGCCGATCAGGACGTCATTGGCCTGGCGCGCGAGGAAGGGATGGCGGTCGTTCAGGTCTTGTGCATTCGCGCCGGGAAACTGATCAGCGCCGAATCGTTTCCGCTGCAAAATGCCGAAGGGGAGCGCAACGAAGACCTGCTTGCCTCATTCCTGACCCAGTTCTACGATACGGCTGCTGAACTCCCCGCAGCGTTACTGTTGCCGATGCCGCTCGATGAACCGGCAGTGATCGAGCAATGGCTGGCGCAGAAAGCGGGGCGCAAAATCACACTGCACACGCCACAGCGCGGCGAAAAGCGTCGTCTCGTCGAACTGGCGGAACAGAACGCGCGCCAGAAACTCGAAGAACTGCGGTTGCAATGGCTCAACAGCGAGCAACGCGCCGTGGCAGGGTTGAGCGAGGTGCGCGATCTGCTTGGCTTGAGCGCACTGCCGACGCGCATCGAATGCTTCGATGTCTCGAACATCCAGGGAAGCCACGCCGTCGGAGCAATGGTCGTCTTCGAGCGCGGCGAGCCAAAGAAGAGCCGCTACCGCAAATTCAGGATCAAAACCGTTCAGGGCGCCAACGATGTCGCGTCGATCCAGGAAATCCTGCGCCGCCGCTTCCGTCGCGCTGCGATGGTCATCGGGGAAGAAGAACAGCAATCGGAAGCGCAAAGGATGAACGGCAGCGTCAACGGTCCGGCGGAAGCGGACGACCAGGAAGAAGCGGAGAAGACCGACACGCCGGGGTCGCACGCCGACATTGAACGCCAGGAAACCTGGGCGGAACTGCCCGATCTGATCCTGATCGATGGCGGCGTCGGACAACTGAACGGAGCGATCCAGGCGCTGCGCGATCTGCGCTTCGACCACATTCCTGTGGTTGGGGTGGTCAAAGGACCGAACCGTGATCGCTTCGACCTGCTGCTCCCCGGTGCGAGTGATGTCATCGTGCTTGAACGCGACAGCGCTGCGTTGCGCCTTATCCGCATGATCGACGAAGAAGCCGACCGTTTCGCAAAAGACTACCACCGCAAACTGCGCAGCAAATCGGCGACATCGTCGCGGCTCGAAGAAATCCCTGGCATCGGTCCGAAGCGGCGACAGTTGCTGCTGAAGCGCTTTGGGTCACTCGAAGGCATTCGCAACGCCACCGTCGATGAACTCGCCGCCGTGCCGGGCATGACGCGCAAAGCCGCCGAAGAGTTGAAGAGTATGCTGTAG
- the ilvD gene encoding dihydroxy-acid dehydratase, with amino-acid sequence MSSDLKRRSRTITDGRTRAGARAMLKAIGFTDEDLAKPIIGIANTWIETMPCNINLRALAARVKEGVRAAGGTPMEFNTVAIADGVTMGTEGMKASLISRDLIADSIELMGRGYMFDAIIALVACDKTIPGAAMGLTRLNIPGFLLYGGSIAPGHWRGKEITIQHVYEAIGAVAAGKMTDEELKEIEDAACPGPGACGGQYTANTMATVMEIIGLSPMGTAAVPAADPRKDSVGYRAGQLIMDVLRRDLKPRDILTRAAFENAIASVALTGGSTNAVLHLLALAREAGVPLTLDDFDAISRRTPLCCDLMPSGKYSAIHVDQAGGIQVIARRLVDGGFAHGDAITVTGRTLAEEAADAVETPGQDVIRPLDNPIKPTGGLLVLRGNLAPEGSVVKLFGYERTYHRGPARVFDGEEAAMAAIVGGEIRPDDIVIIRYEGPRGGPGMREMLGVTSAIVGAGLGQSVSLITDGRFSGATRGVMIGHVAPEAARGGPLAIVQEGDEIEINLDERRVDLLLSEEEIADRLLAWQPPAPRYEWGVMARYGALVSSASEGAVLVTP; translated from the coding sequence ATGTCTAGCGACCTCAAACGCCGCAGTCGCACCATTACCGATGGGCGCACCCGCGCCGGGGCGCGCGCCATGCTCAAGGCAATCGGCTTCACCGACGAAGACCTGGCAAAACCGATCATCGGCATCGCCAATACCTGGATCGAGACGATGCCATGCAACATCAACCTGCGCGCGCTGGCGGCGCGGGTCAAGGAAGGCGTGCGCGCCGCCGGCGGCACGCCGATGGAGTTCAACACCGTCGCTATCGCCGATGGCGTCACCATGGGTACGGAAGGGATGAAGGCGTCGCTGATCAGCCGCGACCTGATTGCCGACTCGATCGAACTGATGGGGCGCGGGTATATGTTCGACGCGATCATCGCGCTGGTGGCATGCGACAAAACGATCCCCGGAGCAGCGATGGGATTGACGCGCCTGAACATCCCCGGCTTCCTGCTCTACGGCGGATCGATTGCTCCCGGTCACTGGCGCGGCAAAGAGATCACCATCCAGCATGTGTACGAAGCGATCGGTGCAGTTGCCGCCGGTAAGATGACCGACGAAGAACTGAAAGAGATCGAAGATGCCGCGTGCCCCGGTCCGGGAGCATGCGGAGGTCAGTACACTGCCAACACGATGGCAACCGTGATGGAAATTATCGGTCTCTCGCCGATGGGGACGGCTGCGGTGCCGGCTGCCGACCCGCGCAAAGATTCGGTTGGATACCGCGCCGGGCAGTTGATTATGGATGTGCTGCGACGCGATCTGAAGCCGCGCGATATTCTGACACGGGCGGCATTCGAGAATGCGATCGCCAGCGTGGCGTTGACCGGCGGCTCGACCAACGCGGTACTCCATCTGCTGGCGCTGGCGCGTGAGGCGGGCGTGCCGCTAACGCTCGACGATTTCGACGCGATCAGTCGTCGTACACCGCTCTGCTGCGACCTGATGCCGAGCGGGAAGTACTCTGCCATTCACGTCGATCAGGCGGGCGGCATTCAGGTGATTGCGAGACGCCTGGTCGACGGCGGTTTCGCGCACGGCGATGCGATCACCGTCACTGGTCGCACCCTGGCGGAAGAGGCGGCGGATGCTGTCGAAACGCCAGGTCAGGATGTGATCCGTCCCCTCGATAATCCGATCAAGCCGACAGGCGGGTTGCTGGTGCTGCGCGGCAATCTGGCGCCCGAAGGATCGGTGGTCAAACTGTTCGGTTATGAGCGCACCTACCACCGCGGTCCGGCGCGCGTCTTCGATGGCGAAGAGGCGGCAATGGCCGCTATCGTCGGCGGTGAAATTCGACCGGACGATATTGTGATTATTCGCTATGAAGGTCCGCGCGGCGGTCCTGGCATGCGCGAGATGCTCGGCGTTACTTCCGCGATTGTCGGCGCCGGACTTGGGCAGTCGGTCTCGCTCATTACTGATGGACGCTTCAGCGGCGCGACGCGCGGTGTGATGATCGGACACGTGGCGCCGGAGGCGGCGCGAGGCGGACCGCTTGCGATTGTGCAGGAGGGGGATGAGATCGAGATCAATCTCGACGAGCGCCGTGTTGATCTGCTGCTGTCAGAAGAAGAGATTGCCGACCGGTTGCTCGCCTGGCAGCCGCCAGCGCCGCGTTATGAGTGGGGCGTGATGGCGCGCTACGGTGCGCTGGTGTCGTCAGCGTCCGAAGGCGCCGTGCTGGTGACACCATGA